Proteins encoded together in one Planctomyces sp. SH-PL14 window:
- a CDS encoding tetratricopeptide repeat protein, whose translation MFRPALALFLLLGLCLAAAPRAVHAAEPYREFLAALRDGGLDEHFEAAFEYLDLLEKDPKVPTDVRDVLGYERALVLVAQSRRATSVELQRRLLADAEAALQGFVKSHGSHPLAGEANFQLAQLILQKAWTEIFAALDPANEQSRLDLQTRARKFADQAKTAFAAAEKRLKTEYDKFPSNDADLPADERAKKAQVEGQYLRSQYEQAMCLYATAQSYRDPDVESQPQIFRNRVNDAADAFEKLYEKYRQQLFGRYCRVMQAKCLEEQDKDLRPALGIYDDVLDQLEDGNPDIDALKDKALRYRLAAMNHPTLKEYALIDERATAWMQKHKARLRTDSGLGIAYEHALALRELAKEDGITATRKSQLLGRAQELANILARSSAEFRGKGIRLQREVAGMRNRKSGPIASFTEAMTEADGVMADVASLQQEYTQAVTDGDPTRIAEKRKALFERAAQLGGVYDQALLLADNTSEARQVASARTRLAYTYYLQERYLEAATVADYQVRKFSQGTGVDAAKEAAYIGLAALDIVYRRAPKDDREFERVALGNAAEAILSRWPDSERGGDARMILGSVAFDNGDYLAAIDDWSKIKEGASQFGPVAIKIGYAYWQNYAREANLDEKERPAPDQLSKWKGAAIQNLERGIDVLGRGASASRPPDELILGKLTLATIRNLDGLYSSKGKTAGARELLTEQPFAVIEAVEVPEGQKRPRDPSSPKSRQMASYAYQQLLKAYIGLKDLDKAQAARMRLEEIAAGGSDDAEALTQIFVDFGRELQNQLNQLRAQGETVRVAELRDGFESFLNDIRQRTEGQNWNTRLWIAETFSSLGESAENDPGIAKGYYSKAAEAYRQMLDDPSKAPSPDHVGACRLQLGRVLAKQENFKGAEDAILEVLKEKPGSVSGQMAAADLYRNWGDAGEVDAAQKYALAISGQKTPIEVWGYYRIGRDVQREMLQEPDETRRESLDRLRMDARWRQAQSLRKLALLQSSDDDRIRVLNQAARAVMALGNGKIARSEYGRFNELFHDVQTDLGVVAVDLDEADKLVLVDPDKKRPAAAGPTVPTDASGAIPPSKANVAVISGLVLVGLMAVGGILFYANQQQKKQLAKLAQLAAGSAANEPRSSRPNRPGPPP comes from the coding sequence ATGTTTCGACCGGCGCTAGCTCTGTTTCTTCTCCTCGGACTCTGCCTCGCCGCGGCGCCCCGAGCCGTCCACGCCGCCGAACCCTACCGCGAATTCCTCGCGGCCCTGCGGGACGGGGGCCTCGACGAGCACTTCGAAGCGGCCTTCGAATACCTCGATCTCCTCGAAAAGGATCCCAAGGTCCCCACCGACGTCCGCGATGTCCTGGGCTACGAACGGGCCCTCGTGCTCGTGGCGCAGTCCCGCCGGGCAACGTCCGTCGAATTGCAGCGGCGGCTGCTTGCGGATGCCGAAGCGGCTCTCCAGGGCTTCGTCAAATCGCACGGAAGCCATCCCCTGGCGGGAGAGGCGAACTTCCAGCTCGCGCAGCTCATCCTCCAGAAGGCCTGGACCGAGATCTTCGCCGCGCTCGACCCCGCAAACGAACAGAGCCGCCTCGACCTCCAGACCCGCGCCCGCAAGTTTGCCGACCAGGCCAAGACTGCATTCGCCGCCGCCGAGAAGCGGCTGAAAACCGAGTACGACAAGTTCCCCAGCAACGACGCCGACCTTCCCGCTGACGAGCGCGCCAAGAAGGCCCAGGTCGAAGGACAATACCTCCGGTCGCAGTACGAGCAGGCGATGTGCCTGTATGCCACGGCCCAGAGCTACCGCGATCCGGACGTCGAGTCCCAGCCGCAGATCTTCCGGAACCGCGTCAACGACGCGGCCGACGCCTTTGAAAAGCTGTACGAGAAGTACCGCCAGCAGCTCTTCGGCCGCTACTGCCGCGTCATGCAGGCCAAGTGCCTCGAAGAACAGGACAAGGATCTCAGGCCGGCCCTGGGGATCTACGACGATGTCCTGGATCAGCTCGAGGACGGCAACCCGGACATCGACGCCCTCAAGGACAAGGCGCTCCGCTATCGGCTGGCCGCGATGAACCACCCGACGCTCAAGGAGTACGCGCTCATCGACGAGCGGGCCACGGCCTGGATGCAGAAGCATAAAGCCCGGCTGCGGACCGATTCCGGGCTCGGCATCGCCTACGAGCACGCCCTCGCGCTGCGGGAGCTGGCGAAGGAAGACGGGATCACCGCCACGCGGAAGTCGCAGCTCCTCGGACGGGCCCAGGAGCTGGCCAATATCCTGGCCCGCAGCAGCGCCGAGTTCCGCGGCAAGGGGATCCGATTGCAGCGGGAAGTGGCGGGGATGCGGAACCGGAAGTCGGGCCCCATCGCCAGCTTTACCGAGGCGATGACGGAGGCGGATGGCGTCATGGCCGACGTCGCGTCGCTCCAGCAGGAGTACACGCAGGCGGTCACCGACGGCGATCCCACCAGGATCGCCGAGAAGCGGAAGGCCCTCTTCGAGCGGGCCGCGCAGCTCGGCGGAGTCTACGACCAGGCGCTCCTGCTGGCGGACAACACGTCCGAGGCCCGGCAGGTCGCTTCGGCCCGCACGCGGCTGGCCTACACGTACTACCTGCAGGAGCGGTATCTGGAGGCGGCCACCGTCGCCGACTACCAGGTTCGCAAGTTCAGCCAGGGGACTGGAGTCGACGCCGCCAAGGAAGCGGCCTACATCGGCCTGGCCGCCCTCGACATCGTCTACCGCCGGGCCCCCAAGGACGACCGGGAGTTCGAGCGCGTCGCCCTCGGCAATGCGGCGGAGGCGATCCTGAGCCGGTGGCCCGACTCCGAGCGCGGGGGGGACGCCCGGATGATCCTGGGATCGGTCGCCTTCGACAACGGCGACTATCTGGCGGCGATCGACGACTGGTCGAAGATCAAGGAAGGGGCGAGCCAGTTCGGACCGGTGGCGATCAAGATCGGCTACGCCTACTGGCAGAACTACGCCCGCGAGGCGAACCTCGACGAGAAGGAGCGCCCCGCGCCGGACCAGCTCAGCAAGTGGAAGGGGGCGGCGATCCAGAACCTCGAGCGGGGAATCGATGTCCTCGGCCGCGGGGCGTCCGCCTCCCGCCCGCCGGACGAGTTGATCCTGGGGAAGTTGACGCTCGCCACGATCCGCAACCTCGACGGGCTCTACAGCTCGAAGGGGAAGACGGCGGGAGCCCGGGAGCTGCTGACCGAGCAGCCGTTTGCGGTCATCGAAGCGGTGGAAGTCCCGGAAGGCCAGAAGCGGCCCCGCGACCCGTCCAGCCCTAAGAGCCGCCAAATGGCGAGCTACGCCTACCAGCAGCTTCTCAAGGCCTACATTGGCCTGAAGGATCTCGACAAAGCGCAGGCGGCCCGGATGCGGCTGGAAGAGATTGCCGCCGGAGGGAGCGACGACGCCGAGGCGCTGACGCAGATCTTCGTCGACTTCGGCCGCGAACTGCAGAACCAGCTCAACCAGCTTCGCGCTCAGGGGGAGACGGTCCGCGTGGCCGAGCTCCGGGACGGATTCGAGTCGTTCCTGAACGACATCCGCCAGCGGACCGAAGGCCAGAACTGGAACACGCGGCTGTGGATCGCGGAGACGTTTTCGAGCCTCGGCGAGAGTGCCGAGAACGACCCGGGTATTGCCAAGGGGTATTACTCGAAGGCGGCGGAGGCGTACCGGCAGATGCTCGACGATCCGTCGAAGGCCCCCTCGCCCGACCATGTCGGAGCGTGTCGGCTGCAGCTTGGCCGCGTGCTCGCGAAGCAGGAGAATTTCAAGGGGGCCGAAGACGCCATCCTGGAGGTCCTCAAGGAGAAGCCGGGTTCGGTGAGCGGTCAGATGGCGGCCGCCGATCTCTATCGGAACTGGGGGGACGCCGGCGAAGTCGACGCGGCCCAGAAGTACGCGCTGGCGATCTCCGGACAGAAGACCCCCATCGAGGTCTGGGGGTACTACCGGATCGGCCGCGACGTTCAGCGGGAGATGCTCCAGGAGCCGGATGAGACGCGGCGGGAGTCGCTCGACCGGCTGCGGATGGACGCCCGCTGGCGGCAGGCGCAGTCGCTCCGCAAGCTGGCGCTCCTGCAGTCTTCCGACGACGACCGGATCCGCGTCCTGAATCAGGCGGCGCGGGCGGTGATGGCCCTCGGTAACGGCAAGATCGCGCGGTCGGAGTACGGCCGGTTCAACGAGCTGTTCCACGACGTTCAGACCGACCTGGGAGTGGTGGCGGTCGATCTCGACGAGGCGGACAAACTGGTTCTCGTCGATCCGGACAAGAAGCGTCCGGCCGCGGCCGGGCCGACGGTGCCGACCGACGCCTCGGGAGCGATTCCGCCCAGCAAGGCGAACGTGGCGGTGATCTCCGGGCTGGTGCTGGTGGGGCTGATGGCGGTGGGCGGAATCCTGTTTTATGCGAACCAGCAACAGAAGAAGCAGCTGGCCAAGCTGGCGCAGCTGGCCGCGGGGTCGGCGGCGAATGAGCCGCGGTCCTCACGACCGAACCGACCCGGCCCGCCGCCGTGA
- a CDS encoding tetratricopeptide repeat protein, giving the protein MLTLRRSSRAALSLAVLLAPLSAFAIDTVHRKSQDKSTGGSITTINANEVVVTQKVGNREEKVPANDIRGVEWDGEPADMKKARSFEGGSEYLRGKELFEELLKTDLKPNIKTDVEFYIARLLHRSAQGDPAQAKEAIDKLTAFTTLRKTSYRYYEALGLLGELALASKDYAAADKAFDALSKATWPETKLAAQIGSARVLLAKEDFAGAKKIFDTVAGTDAKTPAETSQKLEGTLGQAECLMNDKKYAEAIKSLEAVIDQAAPTDTRLQAQAYLRQGDCLRLMGEKPKEAALAYLHVDVLPNFAAHKDLHAEALYNLFGLWGSLGQADRAERAESRLRDEYPNSEWTKKLGGS; this is encoded by the coding sequence ATGCTGACTCTTCGTCGTTCCTCGCGCGCCGCTCTCAGTCTGGCCGTGCTTCTGGCTCCGCTCTCGGCGTTCGCGATCGACACCGTCCACCGGAAGAGCCAGGACAAGTCGACCGGCGGGAGCATCACGACGATCAACGCGAATGAAGTCGTCGTGACGCAGAAGGTGGGTAACCGGGAGGAGAAGGTCCCGGCGAACGATATCAGGGGGGTCGAGTGGGACGGAGAGCCGGCGGACATGAAGAAGGCCCGCAGCTTCGAGGGGGGCTCGGAGTATCTCCGCGGAAAGGAGCTGTTCGAAGAGCTACTTAAGACCGACCTGAAGCCGAACATCAAGACGGACGTCGAGTTCTACATTGCCCGCCTCCTGCATCGATCCGCGCAAGGGGACCCGGCGCAGGCCAAGGAGGCGATCGACAAGCTCACCGCCTTTACGACGTTGCGCAAGACCTCGTATCGCTACTACGAGGCCCTGGGACTGCTCGGCGAACTGGCCCTCGCGTCCAAGGACTACGCGGCCGCCGACAAGGCGTTCGACGCGCTGTCGAAGGCGACCTGGCCGGAGACGAAACTGGCGGCTCAGATCGGCAGTGCCCGCGTGCTGCTGGCGAAGGAAGATTTCGCCGGCGCGAAGAAGATCTTCGACACCGTGGCCGGGACCGACGCGAAAACGCCCGCCGAGACGTCCCAGAAGCTGGAAGGGACGCTCGGGCAGGCCGAGTGCCTGATGAACGACAAGAAGTACGCCGAGGCGATCAAGTCGCTGGAGGCGGTGATCGATCAGGCGGCTCCGACGGACACGCGGCTCCAGGCCCAGGCGTATCTGCGGCAGGGGGACTGCCTGCGTCTCATGGGAGAGAAGCCGAAGGAAGCGGCCCTGGCCTACCTGCACGTGGACGTGCTGCCGAACTTTGCGGCGCACAAGGATCTCCATGCGGAGGCGCTCTACAACCTGTTCGGGCTCTGGGGTTCGCTGGGGCAGGCGGACCGGGCCGAGCGGGCGGAATCGCGGCTTCGCGATGAGTATCCGAACAGCGAGTGGACGAAGAAGCTCGGCGGCTCGTAG
- a CDS encoding glycosyltransferase family 4 protein — protein sequence MLKICFTAFNAYPVIAPESGGAIGGVETRAWMLARALAAQPETEVSFVVRHHERPKSLTVDGVRLVPVVDPLFRIRESVATMASRSPRFPWIRLKGFAPSLLWQLPLVGFDFLKRRLLRRTIDYRAPMEPIASTPADVYATFGVVNMTSASVIASAHARGKRAVLFLGSDSDLDERFTPDSTYVSPYGDPAPLCAWILEKADVIVAQTPWQQATLRERFGRESTVIPNPIDHETWDRGLENPLPDTETCGLARYVLWVGRAEGVHKRPQLMVEVARRCPKVDFLMVLNPREPVLEAQIRRDAPPNLRIVPQVPFPRMPGLFAKAAALVSTSSLEGFPNVFLQSAISRVPIASLVVAEDFLNRTGAGRCFSQDLDALCGYVRELWQTSVPLEAARETVLRENSLTARVADVRSVLANAAQFPEA from the coding sequence GTGTTGAAGATCTGCTTCACGGCCTTCAACGCCTACCCCGTGATCGCCCCCGAGTCCGGAGGGGCGATCGGCGGCGTCGAAACGCGGGCCTGGATGCTGGCCCGAGCCCTGGCGGCACAGCCGGAGACCGAGGTCTCGTTCGTCGTCCGGCATCACGAACGGCCGAAATCGCTGACGGTGGACGGGGTCCGGCTGGTCCCGGTCGTCGATCCGCTCTTCCGGATCCGCGAGTCGGTGGCGACGATGGCCTCGCGCTCGCCCCGGTTCCCCTGGATTCGCCTCAAGGGCTTTGCCCCGTCTCTCCTGTGGCAGCTTCCGCTGGTCGGTTTCGACTTCCTCAAGCGGCGTCTACTCCGGCGGACGATCGACTACCGCGCCCCGATGGAGCCGATCGCCTCGACGCCCGCCGATGTCTACGCCACCTTCGGGGTCGTCAACATGACCTCGGCCTCGGTGATCGCCTCGGCCCACGCCCGCGGCAAACGGGCGGTGCTGTTCCTGGGATCCGACAGCGACCTCGACGAGCGGTTCACCCCGGACTCGACGTACGTCTCTCCCTACGGCGACCCCGCACCGCTGTGCGCCTGGATCCTCGAGAAGGCCGACGTCATCGTCGCCCAGACGCCGTGGCAGCAGGCGACGCTGCGGGAGCGGTTCGGACGGGAGTCGACCGTCATTCCGAACCCCATCGATCACGAGACTTGGGATCGCGGTCTGGAAAACCCGCTTCCCGATACCGAAACGTGCGGGCTGGCCCGGTACGTCCTCTGGGTCGGCCGGGCCGAAGGGGTTCACAAGCGTCCGCAACTGATGGTCGAAGTGGCGCGGCGGTGCCCCAAGGTCGACTTTCTGATGGTTCTCAACCCGCGAGAGCCGGTGCTTGAGGCCCAGATCCGCCGCGACGCCCCGCCGAACCTGCGGATCGTCCCACAGGTCCCGTTTCCCAGGATGCCGGGGCTTTTCGCGAAGGCGGCGGCCCTGGTCAGCACGTCGTCGCTGGAGGGCTTCCCGAACGTCTTCCTGCAGTCGGCGATCTCCCGCGTCCCGATCGCATCGCTCGTCGTAGCCGAGGATTTTCTAAACCGGACCGGCGCGGGTCGCTGCTTTTCGCAAGACCTCGACGCCCTGTGCGGCTACGTCCGGGAGCTGTGGCAGACGAGCGTTCCACTCGAAGCGGCGCGAGAGACGGTTCTTCGCGAAAACAGTCTCACAGCCCGTGTTGCCGATGTCCGGTCTGTACTGGCGAATGCCGCTCAGTTTCCAGAGGCGTGA
- a CDS encoding ribose-phosphate diphosphokinase has product MNSRMYDHLTLISGRAHPKLSAEIAEYLGVTLATVDISDFPDSETHVKLNQNVRGRDVFLIQPTGPSANQNLMELLILVDTCMRASAERITAVIPYFGYARQDRKDKGRVPITAKLVANLLDTAGVDRVLTVDLHAAQIQGFFDLPVDHLYAAPILDNYFKSKQIPVDEMVIMSPDEGSIKRAMQHVENLGGSLAIVDKRRSSATDVRPANVIGGPIEGKCALIFDDMISTAGSIVGAATVARRLGAKKVFVGATHGVFAGPAVARLNEAPIDEIVVTDSLPCPVEGKIDRLKRVSIAPMVGEAIRRIHRNESVSFLFGDASRLD; this is encoded by the coding sequence ATGAATTCTCGAATGTACGACCACCTCACCCTCATCAGCGGACGCGCCCACCCGAAGCTCTCGGCGGAGATCGCGGAATACCTCGGCGTGACGCTGGCGACGGTCGATATCTCCGATTTCCCGGACAGCGAAACGCACGTCAAGCTGAACCAGAACGTCCGCGGTCGGGACGTCTTCCTGATCCAGCCGACGGGGCCCTCCGCCAATCAGAACCTGATGGAGCTTCTGATCCTGGTGGACACCTGCATGCGGGCCAGCGCCGAGCGGATCACCGCCGTGATCCCGTACTTCGGCTACGCCCGGCAGGACCGCAAGGACAAGGGGCGGGTCCCGATCACCGCCAAGCTGGTCGCCAACCTGCTCGACACGGCCGGCGTCGACCGCGTCCTGACCGTCGACCTGCACGCCGCCCAGATCCAGGGCTTTTTCGACCTGCCGGTGGACCACCTCTACGCCGCGCCGATCCTCGACAACTACTTCAAGTCGAAGCAGATTCCCGTCGACGAGATGGTCATCATGAGCCCCGACGAGGGGAGCATCAAACGGGCCATGCAGCACGTCGAGAACCTCGGCGGCTCGCTGGCGATCGTCGACAAGCGGCGGTCGAGCGCCACGGACGTCCGCCCGGCAAACGTCATCGGGGGGCCGATCGAAGGGAAGTGCGCGCTGATCTTCGACGACATGATTTCGACCGCCGGCTCGATCGTCGGCGCGGCAACCGTCGCGCGGCGGCTGGGGGCCAAGAAGGTTTTCGTGGGAGCGACCCACGGCGTCTTCGCGGGGCCGGCCGTCGCCCGCCTCAACGAGGCGCCGATCGACGAGATCGTCGTCACCGACTCGCTCCCCTGCCCTGTCGAAGGGAAGATCGACCGCCTCAAGCGGGTCTCGATCGCCCCGATGGTGGGTGAAGCGATCCGCCGCATTCACCGGAACGAGTCGGTCAGCTTCCTGTTCGGCGACGCCTCGCGGCTCGATTGA
- a CDS encoding dTMP kinase, translating into MGLLVAIEGIDGSGKGTQAALLHRRLVESGRRAALLGFPRYSETFFGARIGDFLNGRFGRLDEVDPFLAATLYAGDRYESRGTLLDALAAHEVVVLDRYIPSNIAHQAGKRRGADRLRLRNWIEHLEYELYGLPRPDLVVLFDIPARDAAGLIALKKKRDYTDSAADLQEADTDYQESVRAAYLELSTGPEWRVVEVTRDAQVRPPEVIAAEVFEAVSRQIAGPR; encoded by the coding sequence GTGGGTTTGCTGGTCGCCATTGAAGGGATCGACGGTTCCGGCAAGGGGACGCAGGCCGCGCTCCTGCACCGCCGCCTCGTGGAAAGCGGCCGCCGCGCGGCCCTCCTGGGCTTTCCGCGGTATTCGGAGACCTTCTTCGGAGCCCGGATCGGCGACTTCCTGAACGGCCGCTTCGGCCGGCTCGACGAGGTCGACCCGTTCCTGGCCGCCACGCTCTACGCCGGCGACCGATATGAATCGAGGGGAACGCTCCTGGACGCCCTGGCGGCCCACGAAGTCGTCGTCCTCGACCGCTACATCCCGTCGAACATTGCCCACCAGGCGGGCAAGCGCCGCGGGGCAGACCGCCTCCGGCTGCGGAACTGGATCGAGCACCTCGAGTATGAGCTCTACGGACTGCCCCGTCCGGACCTCGTCGTGCTGTTCGACATCCCGGCCCGCGACGCGGCGGGCCTGATCGCTCTTAAGAAGAAGCGGGACTACACCGATTCGGCCGCCGACCTGCAGGAGGCGGACACCGACTACCAGGAGTCGGTCCGGGCCGCCTACCTCGAACTCTCGACCGGGCCGGAGTGGCGGGTCGTGGAGGTCACTCGCGACGCGCAGGTGCGGCCCCCCGAAGTCATCGCCGCCGAAGTCTTCGAGGCGGTCAGCCGGCAAATCGCCGGGCCACGCTGA
- the purD gene encoding phosphoribosylamine--glycine ligase — MKVLVIGQGGREHALCWKLSQSPRVTNVYCAPGNAGTGLDVQNVDIGATDIARLVSFARKEKIDLTVVGPEAPLVDGLVDAFLTAKLRIFGPTKAAAQLEGSKVFFKEVMRKGNIPTAEGRTFTSADDAIRFLQEREDSSHVVKADGLAQGKGVIVCSNKVEALDAIKRIMVTREFGAAGDRVVIEDRLQGQEVSVLAVVDGRTIIPLAPAQDHKAAWDNDQGPNTGGMGAYTPAPFATPELMEEVETKILIPTVHTLKRMGIDFRGILYAGIMLTPQGPKVLEFNVRLGDPETQPVLMRLKTDLFTLLSAAADGRLQDLPPLQWDPRPALCVVMAAEGYPGKYDKGHAIRGLDAAAQLPDVKVFHAGTTAKGDQVVTDGGRVLGVTAIGNDLDDAKRKAYEAVKCIRWQGAWCRKDISDKARSPR; from the coding sequence ATGAAGGTCCTCGTAATTGGTCAGGGCGGACGAGAGCACGCGCTGTGCTGGAAACTCTCGCAATCCCCTCGCGTGACGAACGTCTACTGCGCCCCCGGCAACGCCGGAACGGGCCTCGACGTCCAGAACGTCGACATCGGCGCGACCGACATCGCCCGCCTCGTCTCCTTCGCCCGTAAAGAAAAAATTGACCTCACCGTCGTCGGCCCCGAAGCGCCGCTCGTCGATGGCCTCGTCGACGCCTTCCTCACCGCAAAACTCCGGATCTTCGGACCGACGAAAGCCGCCGCCCAGCTCGAAGGGAGCAAAGTCTTCTTCAAAGAGGTCATGCGGAAGGGAAACATCCCCACGGCCGAAGGCCGGACCTTCACCTCCGCCGACGACGCCATCCGCTTCCTCCAGGAACGCGAAGACTCCTCCCATGTCGTCAAAGCCGACGGCCTGGCCCAGGGCAAGGGCGTCATCGTCTGCTCGAACAAGGTCGAAGCCCTCGACGCCATCAAGCGGATCATGGTCACCCGCGAGTTCGGCGCAGCCGGCGACCGGGTCGTCATCGAAGACCGCCTCCAGGGCCAGGAAGTGAGCGTCCTGGCAGTCGTCGACGGCCGCACGATCATCCCCCTGGCCCCCGCCCAGGACCACAAGGCGGCCTGGGACAACGACCAGGGCCCGAACACCGGCGGCATGGGAGCCTACACTCCCGCCCCGTTCGCGACGCCGGAGCTCATGGAAGAGGTCGAAACCAAGATCCTCATTCCGACCGTCCACACGCTGAAGCGGATGGGCATCGATTTCCGCGGCATCCTCTACGCGGGCATCATGCTGACGCCGCAGGGACCGAAGGTCCTCGAATTCAACGTCCGCCTCGGCGATCCGGAAACACAGCCGGTCCTGATGCGGCTCAAGACCGACCTCTTCACGCTCCTCTCCGCCGCGGCCGACGGCCGGCTGCAGGACCTCCCGCCGCTGCAGTGGGATCCCCGCCCGGCGCTGTGCGTCGTCATGGCGGCTGAAGGCTATCCCGGCAAGTACGACAAGGGACACGCGATCCGCGGCCTCGACGCCGCGGCCCAGCTCCCGGACGTCAAGGTGTTCCACGCCGGAACGACCGCCAAGGGGGACCAGGTCGTTACCGACGGCGGCCGGGTCCTTGGCGTTACGGCGATCGGGAACGACCTCGACGACGCCAAGCGGAAGGCCTACGAAGCGGTCAAATGCATCCGCTGGCAGGGGGCGTGGTGCCGGAAGGACATTTCCGACAAGGCCCGCAGCCCACGGTAA
- a CDS encoding metallophosphoesterase, which produces MDFTTSITGPIAVIGDVHGHTRRLQGLLDQIKRLKDYDRRWIVFIGDLVDRGPDPKGAIDLVLQLKAEHPLTTAIAGNHELAMSAAVRRVPTTPDSTWPHRWLDHYGARPTFESYGVPFGDLSRLAATLPEEHGRYLSDLPWCVDHPEYFFVHAGLEPHSPFSVQRSILQARDFTLSRPQWLCSKNLTIGPEGQPATVPADCHQTVVSGHVRVPSVLMTRKRILIDTSGGEADGVLSCVLLPEMEILYSS; this is translated from the coding sequence ATGGATTTCACGACTTCGATCACGGGACCGATCGCCGTCATCGGCGACGTCCACGGACACACGCGGCGGCTGCAGGGGCTCCTGGACCAGATCAAGCGGCTCAAGGATTATGACCGCCGCTGGATCGTCTTCATCGGCGACCTAGTCGACCGCGGGCCCGACCCCAAGGGGGCGATCGATCTGGTCCTGCAGCTCAAGGCGGAGCACCCGCTGACGACCGCGATCGCCGGCAACCATGAGCTGGCGATGTCGGCCGCCGTGCGGCGCGTCCCGACCACTCCGGATTCCACCTGGCCGCACCGCTGGCTCGACCACTACGGCGCCCGGCCGACGTTCGAATCGTACGGCGTCCCCTTCGGCGATCTCTCGCGGCTGGCGGCCACCCTTCCGGAGGAGCACGGGCGCTACCTGTCGGACCTCCCGTGGTGCGTCGACCATCCGGAGTACTTCTTCGTGCACGCGGGCCTAGAGCCGCACTCCCCGTTCTCCGTGCAGCGGTCGATCCTCCAGGCGCGGGATTTCACCCTGAGCCGCCCCCAGTGGCTCTGCTCCAAGAACCTGACGATCGGGCCCGAAGGGCAGCCTGCCACGGTCCCTGCCGACTGCCACCAGACAGTCGTCTCCGGCCACGTCCGCGTCCCCAGCGTGCTGATGACGCGAAAGCGGATCCTCATCGACACCTCGGGGGGGGAGGCGGACGGCGTCCTGAGCTGCGTCCTGCTTCCGGAGATGGAGATTCTGTACTCATCTTGA
- a CDS encoding DUF1552 domain-containing protein — protein MRHTRREFLRDLGLSAASLPFLLNLPSLGFANQAQRKQRLVVMFSPNGIVPKTFWPDEAGENFTLKESLSPLEPFKSKTLILHGVCDKVRGDGDNHMRGMGCLLTGTELFPGNIQGGSDTPAGWASGISIDQEIKNYLQQSAATRTRFGSLEFGVMVPERADTWTRMSYAGANKPVSPIDDPYQMFNKLYGRMKDQESLKSVLDNLQTDIAKLRPKLSAEDRHLLEEQTTFVRQFEQEMQATPNLVGHAVPQLEKGVEEQNENMPKLTKMQIDLMVNSFVADFARVATFQITNSVGGARMKWIGVDEGHHELSHEPDSNEPVQEKLTKINKWYCEQLAYLCQRLAETPEPGGVGSLLDNTTLVWTNELGQGNSHTLDNIPFVMVGGGLDFKMGRSLKFDKVPHNRLLMSFAHAFGHRIDKFGNPDFCGAGPLSELV, from the coding sequence ATGCGTCACACCCGCCGCGAATTCCTCCGCGACCTTGGCCTCAGCGCCGCCAGCCTGCCGTTCCTCCTAAACCTGCCGAGCCTCGGGTTCGCGAACCAGGCTCAGCGGAAGCAGCGGCTCGTCGTCATGTTCAGCCCCAACGGGATCGTCCCCAAGACGTTCTGGCCTGACGAGGCGGGCGAGAACTTCACGCTGAAGGAAAGCCTCTCGCCGCTCGAGCCGTTCAAGAGCAAGACCCTCATCCTCCACGGCGTGTGCGACAAGGTTCGCGGCGACGGCGACAACCACATGCGCGGCATGGGCTGCCTGCTGACCGGAACCGAGCTCTTCCCGGGGAACATCCAGGGGGGATCGGACACGCCGGCCGGCTGGGCGAGCGGGATCTCGATCGACCAGGAGATCAAGAACTACCTCCAGCAAAGCGCCGCCACCCGCACGCGGTTCGGCTCGCTGGAGTTCGGCGTCATGGTCCCCGAGCGGGCCGACACCTGGACTCGTATGAGCTACGCCGGGGCCAACAAGCCGGTCTCGCCGATCGACGACCCGTACCAGATGTTCAACAAGCTCTACGGCCGCATGAAGGACCAGGAGAGCCTCAAGAGCGTCCTCGACAACCTCCAGACGGACATCGCCAAGCTCCGTCCGAAGCTGAGCGCCGAAGACCGCCACCTCCTCGAAGAGCAGACCACCTTCGTCCGCCAGTTCGAGCAGGAGATGCAGGCGACGCCAAACCTCGTCGGCCATGCCGTTCCGCAGCTCGAAAAAGGCGTCGAAGAGCAGAACGAGAACATGCCCAAGCTGACGAAGATGCAGATTGACCTGATGGTCAACAGCTTCGTCGCGGACTTCGCCCGTGTGGCGACGTTCCAGATCACGAACTCCGTCGGCGGCGCCCGGATGAAGTGGATCGGCGTCGACGAAGGGCACCACGAGCTCTCCCATGAGCCGGACAGCAACGAGCCGGTCCAGGAGAAGCTCACCAAGATCAACAAGTGGTACTGCGAGCAGCTCGCCTACCTCTGCCAGCGGCTGGCCGAAACGCCGGAGCCGGGTGGAGTGGGAAGCCTCCTCGACAACACGACGCTCGTCTGGACGAACGAGCTCGGCCAGGGGAACTCGCACACGCTCGACAACATCCCGTTCGTCATGGTCGGCGGCGGGCTCGATTTCAAGATGGGGCGGTCGCTCAAGTTCGACAAGGTCCCGCACAACCGCCTCCTTATGTCGTTCGCCCACGCGTTCGGCCACCGCATCGACAAGTTCGGCAACCCGGACTTCTGCGGCGCGGGCCCGCTCAGCGAACTCGTCTGA